From the genome of Miscanthus floridulus cultivar M001 chromosome 10, ASM1932011v1, whole genome shotgun sequence, one region includes:
- the LOC136487893 gene encoding uncharacterized protein, with product MALLSWRHHTLLQALLTRGPLSDRDFHAVFAAISGKNPATHQQLFNDTLLKLNKELAYLQFELRACMNQYDGIVYYGVVNNIADEESKLGTKYSVPQVAYYKGLVCDSLLCIKQEAGNDGTIITSIDALNVRLDNQVIILDGGSQNSQSRLPSCITDFKLSQKEKTIDELVRDRWLSYTSTGKIGLGIRSFLDLRSWFRGNDIPLCVVCNEACIKASSCPNEGCNIRIHEYCLKKKFSQQKASRACPGCGTEWPRQEGEVDGDDDANEPSEDGAASANRSSRKRRKGVKAELVQDCPSRKRRKGVKAELVEDCSSRKRRKGVKAELVEDNHNAGPLTAAVPRRARSLRRAKAEAVEAAQEASSAGASKAARASKGRKK from the exons ATGGCGCTGCTGTCGTGGCGGCACCACACCCTGCTGCAGGCGCTGCTCACCCGGGGCCCGCTCTCCGACCGCGACTTCCACGCCGTCTTCGCCGCCATCTCCGGCAAGAACCCCG CTACTCATCAGCAGCTGTTCAACGATACACTTCTCAAGCTCAACAAGGAGTTAGCATACCTGCAGTTTGAGTTGCGAGCATGCATGAACCAGTATGATGGAATAGTGTACTACGGAGTAGTGAATAACATTGCCGATGAAGAATCGAAGCTCGGAACAAAGTATTCTGTGCCACAAGTTGCATACTACAAGGGGCTGGTATGTGATAGCTTGCTTTGTATA AAGCAGGAAGCTGGAAATGATGGGACCATAATAACCAGTATTGATGCTCTCAATGTGCGGCTTGACAACCAG GTCATAATTTTAGATGGGGGTTCACAGAACAGCCAATCTCGCCTTCCATCTTGCATTACGGACTTCAAACTGAGCCAGAAAGAGAAAACTATTGATGAACTGGTAAGGGATCGTTGGCTATCATACACCTCCACAGGCAAGATTGGTCTGGGCATCAGATCATTTCTTGATCTTCGAAGCTGGTTCCGTGGGAATGATATCCCATTGTGCGTTGTCTGCAATGAAGCTTGTATCAAG GCTTCAAGTTGCCCTAATGAGGGATGCAACATAAGAATTCATGAGTACTGTTTGAAGAAGAAATTCTCACAGCAGAAG GCTTCAAGAGCCTGTCCTGGCTGTGGCACTGAATGGCCCCGTCAGGAGGGCGAAGTCGATGGCGACGATGATGCAAACGAGCCTAGTGAAGATGGAGCCGCATCAGCCAACCGTTCTTCGAGGAAGAGACGCAAGGGAGTGAAAGCTGAACTGGTGCAAGATTGTCCTTCGAGGAAGAGACGCAAGGGAGTGAAAGCTGAACTGGTGGAAGATTGTTCTTCGAGGAAGAGACGCAAGGGAGTGAAAGCTGAACTGGTGGAAGATAATCACAATGCAGGGCCATTAACGGCGGCGGTTCCTAGGAGGGCGAGGAGCTTGAGAAGAGCGAAAGCCGAAGCAGTCGAAGCTGCTCAAGAGGCGTCTTCTGCAGGAGCATCCAAGGCGGCCAGAGCTTCCAAAGGAAGGAAGAAGTGA